Proteins from one Halalkalicoccus sp. NIPERK01 genomic window:
- a CDS encoding NAD(P)-binding domain-containing protein, producing the protein MVAGRFIGLGNMGGSMTRHLLNDVRELTAFEVDAETRERRGRRRRRGRRFGAQRSEVVFLSLLGPEPVR; encoded by the coding sequence ATGGTTGCGGGTAGATTCATCGGACTCGGGAACATGGGCGGCAGCATGACTCGCCACCTCCTCAACGACGTACGCGAGTTGACAGCGTTTGAGGTCGATGCGGAGACGAGAGAGCGTCGCGGACGTCGACGTCGCCGAGGACGCCGTTTTGGGGCTCAACGGAGCGAGGTGGTCTTCCTCTCGCTGCTGGGACCTGAGCCGGTCCGCTAG
- a CDS encoding sodium:solute symporter family protein — translation MSDLFLLQSGILTLQNVILVLGLYMAVVLIIAYYANKQLSVEPSDYYLGGGLGTIVLTGTVLATWYSTFAFLGGPGTYYSSGTSWLYFAFFNISGAFLIWVIGTRFWLLGQRFGHITPSDLVADFYEGDDVIRILVALIGILALVPYAVIQLTGAAQALIGALGVPEYFTWGVFTLMGMVALYLYVGGLRAVAWIDTLQGAIFMSMLVITAAAVAYWAGGIQAGFSLALENNPDLWVFTENESPGDWYTGALIWMFAWVFVPHMWQRMLMADNPKVIAKTAVLSGTAALWIITFSALIIGGVSSGLIQELPAGIAADGLMTYVYTQFAPVGALIIVVAAFAAGMSTISSQILTTSSLFVRDIVKRPFRPDMESKREGQIGRYFTVIFSLVVLAFALSPAAEQAIIPLATDGVALVLLYIPCVIGLFCWEGASTAGTKWSLLVGLVFMQLAIWTPLGGMFPFFGPAVYGLALTAVVYYIVSKVSNPVPMEHQEEYREVLVKGMRIHRPDDSGATPADD, via the coding sequence GTGAGTGACCTCTTCCTCCTGCAGAGCGGTATTCTGACGCTCCAGAACGTCATCCTGGTGCTCGGTCTCTACATGGCGGTTGTGCTCATAATAGCCTACTACGCCAACAAACAGCTAAGCGTTGAACCGTCGGACTACTACCTCGGCGGTGGCCTCGGTACCATCGTCCTGACCGGGACGGTGCTCGCGACGTGGTACAGCACGTTCGCATTTTTGGGCGGCCCTGGCACGTACTACTCCAGTGGGACATCGTGGCTGTACTTTGCGTTCTTCAATATCTCGGGGGCGTTCTTGATCTGGGTGATCGGTACCCGGTTCTGGCTCCTCGGGCAGCGGTTCGGCCATATCACTCCCTCGGACTTGGTGGCGGACTTCTACGAGGGCGACGACGTCATCCGAATCCTCGTCGCGCTGATCGGGATCCTCGCACTCGTCCCCTACGCTGTCATCCAGCTCACGGGCGCCGCCCAAGCTCTCATCGGCGCCCTTGGCGTCCCCGAATACTTCACGTGGGGGGTCTTTACCCTCATGGGGATGGTCGCCCTGTATCTCTACGTCGGCGGACTACGAGCCGTCGCGTGGATTGACACTCTCCAGGGTGCGATCTTCATGAGCATGCTCGTCATCACCGCCGCCGCCGTCGCCTACTGGGCCGGTGGCATCCAGGCAGGCTTCTCACTTGCCCTTGAGAACAACCCCGATCTGTGGGTGTTCACCGAAAATGAGTCGCCAGGCGACTGGTACACCGGCGCGCTCATCTGGATGTTCGCGTGGGTGTTCGTCCCGCACATGTGGCAGCGGATGCTAATGGCCGACAACCCGAAGGTCATCGCGAAGACCGCGGTTCTGTCCGGGACGGCGGCGCTGTGGATCATCACTTTCTCGGCGCTCATCATCGGCGGGGTCAGTTCGGGGCTGATCCAGGAACTCCCGGCGGGGATCGCCGCCGACGGTCTAATGACGTACGTGTACACGCAGTTCGCGCCGGTCGGCGCGCTCATTATCGTTGTCGCCGCCTTCGCCGCGGGAATGTCGACGATCAGCAGCCAGATCCTGACGACGAGTTCGCTGTTCGTCCGCGACATCGTCAAGCGGCCGTTCCGACCTGACATGGAGTCCAAGCGCGAGGGGCAGATCGGTCGGTACTTCACTGTCATCTTCTCGCTTGTCGTACTGGCGTTCGCGCTGAGTCCGGCAGCCGAGCAGGCGATTATCCCACTCGCAACCGACGGCGTCGCGTTGGTACTGCTCTACATCCCCTGCGTGATCGGCCTCTTCTGTTGGGAGGGTGCCTCCACGGCGGGGACGAAGTGGTCGCTACTTGTCGGACTCGTCTTCATGCAGCTCGCGATCTGGACGCCACTTGGCGGCATGTTCCCGTTCTTTGGTCCGGCCGTATACGGCCTGGCGCTGACCGCGGTCGTCTACTACATCGTCTCAAAAGTCTCCAATCCCGTGCCTATGGAGCATCAGGAGGAGTACCGCGAGGTGCTCGTCAAGGGTATGCGTATCCACCGCCCGGATGACTCCGGCGCCACACCCGCTGACGACTGA
- a CDS encoding DJ-1/PfpI family protein, translated as MKIAFVVYEGMTVLDFVGIFDPVTRLKTMRFRDDVEWDICATEPEVTGTGGLAVTATAMDENLKGYDMIVVPGGMNVNPLIEDETFVEWLKTAADCEYKVSVCTGALLLGAAGFLSGRRATTHPMAFDELPEYATLVEDRIVRDGDVITARGVTASIDLGLYLCELLASPAIRDEIKDQMDYPYGEELFV; from the coding sequence ATGAAAATCGCGTTCGTCGTGTACGAGGGTATGACAGTGCTGGACTTCGTCGGCATCTTTGATCCCGTAACGCGACTCAAAACGATGAGGTTCCGCGACGACGTAGAGTGGGACATCTGTGCGACTGAACCGGAAGTGACTGGTACAGGCGGACTTGCCGTCACAGCAACGGCGATGGACGAGAATTTGAAGGGGTATGATATGATTGTTGTTCCGGGCGGCATGAACGTCAACCCGCTGATCGAAGACGAGACCTTCGTGGAGTGGTTAAAGACGGCCGCCGACTGCGAGTATAAAGTCTCGGTATGTACGGGAGCACTCCTGCTTGGAGCAGCAGGATTTCTCTCAGGACGACGCGCGACGACGCACCCGATGGCTTTTGACGAACTGCCCGAATACGCCACTCTCGTTGAGGATCGAATCGTCCGTGACGGCGACGTGATCACGGCCAGGGGTGTCACCGCCTCAATCGACCTTGGACTGTATCTCTGTGAATTGCTCGCCTCACCGGCGATCAGAGACGAGATCAAAGATCAAATGGACTACCCCTACGGCGAGGAACTCTTCGTTTGA
- a CDS encoding NAD-binding protein, which yields MIEGERTEIDPKTMVEIFNENTGQNAVTEGKFLAYIIPGRSELGFTLALIHKDMRLFSRLADNNDAPVLLRDTVRNLGGYAKKKFGDDADMAPSMSSSRDEWIRRTKFRLSRPAVDNPATTAVCSRTSHSRRDRRLGRQRLSTRRAAGTL from the coding sequence GTGATTGAGGGCGAACGGACCGAAATAGATCCAAAGACGATGGTGGAGATTTTCAACGAGAACACCGGTCAAAATGCCGTGACCGAGGGTAAGTTCCTCGCGTACATTATTCCGGGCCGGTCCGAACTAGGGTTCACGCTCGCGTTGATTCACAAGGACATGCGGTTGTTCAGTCGTCTCGCTGATAACAATGACGCGCCGGTACTGCTCAGAGACACGGTCCGCAACCTCGGCGGCTACGCGAAGAAGAAGTTCGGAGATGACGCAGATATGGCTCCCTCTATGAGTTCGTCGCGCGACGAGTGGATCCGGAGGACTAAGTTCCGTCTGTCGCGTCCCGCGGTCGACAATCCTGCGACCACCGCCGTCTGCAGTCGAACGTCACACAGCCGCCGCGACCGCCGTTTGGGACGCCAACGTTTATCTACGAGAAGGGCGGCCGGTACGCTATGA